The following coding sequences lie in one Capnocytophaga stomatis genomic window:
- a CDS encoding VOC family protein, translating into MKIDHIALYVNDLEKTKEFFVKYFDGKSNEEYHNKKTNFRSYFISFDDGTRLEIMTRPYMIDNEKHLTQTGYIHIAFSVGSKEKVNSLTERLRIDGFEIISNPRTTGDGYYESSIIGIEGNQIEVTI; encoded by the coding sequence ATGAAAATAGACCACATAGCTCTTTACGTAAATGACTTGGAGAAGACAAAGGAGTTCTTTGTAAAATATTTTGATGGAAAATCTAATGAGGAATACCATAATAAAAAAACAAATTTCCGTTCATATTTTATTTCATTCGATGACGGAACACGCCTTGAAATAATGACAAGACCTTATATGATTGACAACGAAAAACACTTAACACAAACAGGTTATATTCACATAGCTTTTAGTGTAGGAAGTAAGGAAAAAGTAAATTCGCTTACGGAAAGACTAAGGATTGACGGATTTGAGATTATAAGCAACCCCAGAACAACAGGAGATGGGTATTACGAAAGTAGCATTATTGGCATAGAAGGAAATCAAATTGAAGTAACGATTTAA
- the rfbB gene encoding dTDP-glucose 4,6-dehydratase, translated as MKKNILITGGAGFIGSHVVRLFVNKYPDYRIINLDLLTYAGNLENLKDIEKSPNYEFVKADICDFQAMKQLIESKNISGIIHLAAESHVDRSIKDPFTFAKTNVMGTLSLLQAAREVWNGNWDGKLFYHVSTDEVYGALQMDNTLFTENTKYDPHSPYSASKASSDHFVRAYQDTYGLPTVISNCSNNYGSYQFPEKLIPLFINNIRNNKPLPVYGRGENVRDWLFVEDHARAIDVIFHKGKIGDTYNIGGFNEWKNIDLIRVIIKEVDKQLGRPEGTSEKLITFVTDRAGHDLRYAIDATKIKNELGWEPSLQFEEGIRLTVKWYLENQDWLDTITSGDYQKYYDQMYKNR; from the coding sequence ATGAAAAAAAATATTTTAATAACAGGCGGAGCTGGATTTATAGGCTCACACGTGGTTCGGTTGTTTGTAAACAAATATCCTGACTACAGAATCATCAATTTGGATTTACTAACCTATGCCGGAAACTTGGAAAACCTCAAAGATATAGAGAAATCACCTAACTACGAGTTCGTAAAGGCTGATATCTGCGACTTTCAGGCTATGAAACAACTCATAGAGAGCAAAAACATCAGCGGAATTATCCATTTGGCAGCAGAAAGCCACGTAGACCGCAGTATTAAAGACCCTTTTACCTTCGCGAAGACCAATGTTATGGGTACGCTATCACTCCTACAGGCAGCACGTGAGGTTTGGAACGGCAATTGGGACGGGAAACTGTTCTACCACGTCTCCACCGATGAGGTTTACGGTGCTTTGCAGATGGACAACACGCTTTTCACCGAAAACACAAAGTACGACCCACATTCGCCCTATTCGGCATCGAAAGCCTCGTCCGACCACTTCGTTCGAGCCTATCAAGATACCTACGGACTTCCGACAGTTATCTCCAACTGCTCCAACAACTACGGAAGCTATCAGTTTCCTGAGAAATTAATCCCATTATTCATCAATAACATTCGGAATAACAAGCCACTACCGGTTTACGGACGTGGCGAAAATGTGCGAGATTGGCTCTTCGTTGAAGACCACGCCAGAGCAATTGACGTGATATTCCACAAGGGCAAAATTGGCGATACGTACAACATCGGGGGCTTTAACGAGTGGAAAAACATCGACTTGATACGCGTCATCATCAAGGAAGTAGATAAGCAGCTGGGTCGCCCCGAAGGAACCTCTGAAAAACTCATTACCTTTGTTACTGACCGAGCAGGACACGACCTTCGCTACGCTATCGATGCCACAAAAATTAAGAATGAGCTCGGCTGGGAGCCTTCCTTACAGTTCGAAGAAGGAATTCGCCTCACCGTGAAATGGTATTTGGAAAATCAGGATTGGCTGGATACTATCACCAGTGGCGACTACCAAAAATACTATGACCAGATGTACAAAAACCGATAG
- a CDS encoding chloride channel protein → MKIGKRKLVKFLSWKSKHLTNHQFILILCAIIGIVSGIMAVFIKKFTLLIQHILQNGLVASYHRAFYFFFPTIGFLIVFFIIKYLIKKRPEPGIPYTLYAISRLKGLIPPKQMYASLITAPFTVGFGGSAGLEGPMVISGASFSSYISKLFHINQSERMLLIACACSATMAAMFKAPVAAIVFAIEVFSLDLTLLSLLPLMASSLLAVLTSYFFLGNEILMPINLDGEFTLSDVPYYVLLGGLTGLISIYFCTAYQRIISYFEEIDSYLKRLFFGGLMLGLVIFFIPPLYGEGFEVMNTLISGNPKDVLQNAFNWEVEGAWSIIVLMMGLVLFKVVAMATTVGAGGVGGVFSPALFTGGILGNLFARIANQLEIFGHSVPLASFTLVAMAGLVAGVLHAPLTAIFLIAELTGGYTLFIPLMIVASVSFALSKYYIKHSLYTKRLALEGNLITHDKDQKVLTLMDIESVIEKNLIPVTAQMTLGELIDNAVIKSNRNVFPVVHPSTKILEGLILLDNIRTIMFKHEFYEIVKVKDVMQSPPDIIRLEKDKMSDIMDKFQKTNAWNLPVVKEGVYVGFISKSKLLTAYRKNLIYFST, encoded by the coding sequence ATGAAAATAGGAAAAAGAAAACTTGTAAAATTTTTGAGTTGGAAGTCCAAACACCTTACCAATCATCAATTCATATTGATTTTGTGTGCCATTATAGGTATTGTGTCGGGTATTATGGCGGTTTTCATCAAAAAGTTTACATTGCTGATTCAACATATATTACAAAATGGCTTGGTGGCATCGTATCATAGGGCTTTCTACTTTTTTTTCCCTACGATAGGCTTTCTGATAGTATTTTTCATTATAAAATACCTGATAAAAAAACGTCCCGAACCGGGAATCCCATATACTTTGTATGCGATTTCACGTCTGAAAGGGCTAATCCCTCCGAAACAGATGTATGCGAGCCTTATTACAGCTCCGTTCACGGTGGGTTTTGGTGGTTCTGCGGGTTTGGAAGGTCCTATGGTAATTTCAGGAGCAAGTTTCAGCTCATATATAAGCAAGCTGTTTCACATTAATCAATCGGAACGAATGTTGCTCATTGCGTGTGCTTGTTCGGCAACAATGGCGGCAATGTTTAAGGCTCCGGTAGCTGCAATAGTGTTCGCAATTGAAGTTTTTAGCTTGGATTTAACCTTATTATCACTTCTTCCGCTGATGGCTTCCTCCTTGCTGGCTGTTTTGACCTCGTATTTCTTCTTAGGAAATGAAATTCTGATGCCAATTAACTTAGATGGTGAGTTTACTTTAAGCGATGTACCTTACTATGTGCTATTAGGCGGATTGACGGGCTTGATTTCAATCTATTTTTGTACAGCCTACCAGCGAATTATATCCTATTTTGAAGAAATAGACTCCTATTTGAAGCGTCTGTTCTTTGGCGGATTGATGTTGGGTTTGGTAATCTTTTTTATTCCTCCACTCTACGGGGAAGGGTTTGAGGTGATGAATACGCTCATTAGTGGCAATCCGAAAGACGTGCTTCAGAATGCTTTTAACTGGGAAGTTGAAGGAGCGTGGTCTATTATCGTGCTGATGATGGGTCTGGTTCTTTTCAAAGTCGTAGCGATGGCAACTACGGTAGGAGCAGGCGGAGTAGGAGGAGTGTTTTCGCCGGCTCTTTTTACGGGTGGTATATTAGGAAACCTATTTGCAAGAATCGCCAATCAGTTGGAAATATTCGGACACTCGGTGCCGCTGGCAAGTTTTACATTGGTGGCAATGGCAGGGCTTGTAGCCGGAGTGTTGCACGCTCCCTTGACGGCTATTTTCCTCATTGCGGAGCTCACGGGCGGATATACGCTATTTATCCCACTGATGATTGTAGCCTCCGTTTCATTTGCTCTGTCCAAATACTATATAAAACACTCGCTTTATACCAAGCGTCTGGCTTTAGAGGGGAATCTTATCACGCACGATAAAGATCAGAAAGTTCTCACGCTGATGGATATCGAGTCCGTTATCGAAAAAAATCTTATCCCAGTAACAGCACAGATGACGTTAGGGGAGTTGATAGATAACGCGGTGATAAAATCAAACAGAAATGTATTCCCTGTGGTTCACCCAAGTACAAAAATTCTTGAAGGGCTTATCTTGCTGGATAATATACGCACGATAATGTTCAAACACGAGTTCTATGAAATTGTAAAGGTGAAAGATGTGATGCAATCTCCCCCTGATATCATCCGATTGGAGAAAGACAAGATGTCGGATATTATGGATAAATTTCAAAAGACCAATGCGTGGAATTTGCCTGTAGTAAAAGAAGGTGTTTATGTGGGATTCATATCGAAATCCAAGCTCTTGACCGCCTACCGCAAAAATTTGATTTATTTTTCTACTTAA
- a CDS encoding DUF6261 family protein, with the protein MKTTKLIFSFSKLRNSEYPLVVERILEIVAKHNLEELALKKAYDRVALLQPELEKIKIQEKASGFTTEIAAANKLRDKITIVIFNLVNNFKQLGISPYSDNAKVLHLWLSKYGKGIVKENNTSQTEKTNQLIAQMEADEAIKKALSNLHLTDLLNRLKKANEEFERLFRSRTSEIAGIPEVDAKAIRQQADKELNKLFVAIDFCASEYEDKDYKPLISELQELLNYHKTQIKARKNKKTLPDVA; encoded by the coding sequence ATGAAAACAACAAAACTAATTTTCAGTTTCTCAAAACTAAGGAATAGCGAGTATCCGTTAGTTGTAGAACGTATTTTGGAGATTGTTGCAAAGCACAATCTGGAAGAATTAGCTTTGAAAAAGGCGTATGACAGGGTTGCACTACTTCAACCAGAATTGGAAAAAATCAAAATTCAGGAAAAAGCAAGTGGTTTTACAACTGAAATAGCTGCGGCGAATAAGTTGCGGGATAAAATAACGATAGTTATTTTCAATTTGGTGAATAATTTCAAACAATTAGGGATTTCGCCTTACTCCGATAATGCGAAAGTACTTCATTTGTGGCTGTCAAAGTATGGAAAAGGCATTGTTAAGGAAAATAATACCTCACAGACGGAGAAAACGAACCAGTTAATCGCTCAGATGGAAGCAGATGAAGCTATTAAAAAGGCACTTTCTAACTTGCATCTTACCGATTTACTCAACCGACTCAAGAAAGCCAATGAGGAATTTGAAAGACTTTTCCGCTCCCGCACCTCGGAAATTGCCGGCATACCCGAAGTAGATGCAAAAGCCATTAGGCAACAAGCAGACAAGGAGTTGAACAAACTTTTTGTAGCAATCGATTTCTGTGCATCGGAATACGAGGATAAAGATTACAAACCGCTAATTAGCGAGTTGCAGGAATTGCTTAATTATCATAAAACACAAATTAAAGCAAGAAAGAATAAGAAAACACTCCCTGATGTTGCTTAA
- the rocD gene encoding ornithine--oxo-acid transaminase — protein MTAERLSSEKAMELEDKHGAHNYHPLPVVLSKGEGVYVWDLEGKKYFDFLSAYSAVNQGHCHPRIVGVMTEQARTLTLTSRAFYNDKLGVYEKYATEYFGFDKMLPMNTGAEAVETAIKICRKWAYERKGVPESQAVIIVCEQNFHGRTTTVVSFSSDKNARKNFGPYTPGFIIIPYDDLQALEKTLAENPNVAGFLVEPIQGEAGVYVPSDGFLSGAKKLCEKHNVLFIADEVQTGIARTGKRLAVDHENVKPDMLVLGKALSGGAYPVSAVLADDHIMGVIKPGQHGSTFGGNPVAAAVAIEALQVAEDENLAENAQKLGEIFRREIGEYIKNSNIASLVRGKGLLNAVVINDTEESDTAWNICLRMRDKGLLAKPTHGNIIRFAPPLVMSESQLKECIDIIISTLKEFEK, from the coding sequence ATGACAGCAGAAAGATTATCATCTGAAAAAGCGATGGAGCTTGAAGACAAACACGGAGCACACAATTATCATCCGCTTCCTGTGGTTTTAAGCAAGGGCGAAGGAGTTTACGTTTGGGATTTGGAAGGAAAGAAATATTTTGACTTCTTGTCGGCATACTCGGCGGTAAATCAGGGGCATTGCCACCCCCGAATCGTCGGCGTGATGACAGAGCAAGCTCGGACACTCACCCTTACCTCGCGTGCCTTTTATAATGATAAATTAGGCGTTTACGAAAAATATGCAACCGAATATTTTGGCTTTGACAAGATGTTACCGATGAACACGGGGGCAGAAGCCGTAGAAACAGCTATCAAAATATGCAGAAAGTGGGCATACGAACGAAAGGGAGTGCCTGAGAGCCAGGCCGTCATCATAGTTTGCGAGCAAAACTTCCACGGGCGAACTACCACAGTGGTTTCATTCTCGTCGGATAAGAATGCGCGAAAAAATTTCGGACCATATACACCCGGATTTATCATCATTCCGTATGATGACTTGCAAGCACTCGAAAAGACATTAGCAGAAAATCCGAACGTAGCTGGATTTTTGGTAGAACCCATTCAAGGAGAAGCGGGCGTGTACGTTCCGTCGGACGGATTTCTCAGCGGAGCAAAAAAACTCTGTGAAAAACACAACGTACTGTTTATCGCCGATGAGGTACAAACGGGAATTGCCCGTACCGGAAAGCGATTGGCTGTTGACCACGAAAACGTGAAGCCTGATATGTTGGTGCTGGGCAAAGCCCTCAGTGGCGGAGCTTATCCAGTAAGTGCCGTACTTGCCGATGACCATATTATGGGAGTGATAAAGCCAGGGCAACACGGAAGTACCTTTGGAGGGAATCCCGTAGCGGCTGCCGTTGCGATTGAAGCCTTACAAGTTGCCGAAGACGAAAACTTAGCTGAAAATGCTCAAAAATTGGGTGAAATCTTCCGTAGGGAAATCGGAGAGTATATCAAAAATTCAAATATTGCATCGCTGGTACGCGGAAAGGGACTGTTGAATGCGGTAGTTATCAACGATACGGAAGAAAGCGACACGGCGTGGAACATTTGTTTGCGTATGCGAGATAAAGGACTGCTGGCAAAGCCCACACACGGTAATATTATTCGTTTTGCACCACCTTTGGTAATGAGCGAAAGCCAGTTAAAAGAATGTATTGACATTATCATAAGCACATTAAAGGAGTTCGAAAAATAA
- a CDS encoding creatininase family protein — MRPYILAETNWKAIKETQFSVAILPWGATEAHNYHLPYATDVIESECIAAESARIAWEQGSKVIVLPAIPFGVNTGQADITLDININPSTQLILLTDIVETLNRQGIHKLVVLNSHGGNDFKPILRELGLKFPKMYISLCNWFQNSEKKNYFDNVGDHADEMETSLLMHLRPDLVLPLSQAGDGAENKHKIAEFTQGWMWAERQWSKVTADTGIGNPKLATAEKGKRYFEYITKKIGNVLVQLGKLDTENPYQ, encoded by the coding sequence ATGCGACCTTACATTTTAGCTGAAACCAATTGGAAAGCGATTAAAGAAACACAATTTTCCGTTGCCATACTTCCGTGGGGAGCTACCGAAGCTCATAATTATCATCTTCCGTATGCCACTGATGTTATTGAATCGGAGTGCATTGCCGCCGAATCGGCTCGGATTGCGTGGGAACAGGGTAGCAAGGTGATTGTATTGCCAGCTATCCCCTTCGGAGTGAATACAGGGCAGGCCGACATTACGCTGGATATCAACATCAATCCCAGTACACAGCTTATTCTTCTGACGGACATTGTAGAAACACTCAATCGGCAGGGAATACACAAGCTGGTTGTTCTCAATAGCCACGGAGGGAATGATTTTAAACCAATTCTACGTGAATTAGGGCTTAAATTTCCTAAAATGTATATTTCTTTATGCAATTGGTTCCAAAATTCTGAGAAGAAAAACTATTTTGATAACGTAGGAGACCACGCCGATGAGATGGAAACTAGCCTTTTGATGCATCTGCGTCCTGATTTGGTACTTCCTTTGTCGCAAGCAGGTGACGGAGCCGAAAACAAGCACAAAATAGCCGAATTTACGCAAGGGTGGATGTGGGCAGAGCGTCAGTGGAGCAAAGTTACAGCAGATACAGGTATTGGCAATCCCAAACTCGCCACAGCCGAAAAAGGAAAGCGTTACTTTGAGTATATTACAAAAAAAATAGGGAATGTTTTGGTGCAATTGGGCAAATTAGATACTGAGAATCCGTACCAATAG
- the trpS gene encoding tryptophan--tRNA ligase gives MARILTGIQSTGTPHLGNILGAILPAMQMAQDPKNESFLFIADMHSLTQIKNGEELRFNTYSVAATWLAFGLDIEKVVFYRQSDVPQTTELSWYLSCFFPYQRLTLAHSFKDKADRLEDVNAGLFTYPMLMAADILLYDAEIVPVGKDQLQHLEITRDVASRFNHQMGETFVLPQAKIEERIMIIPGTDGEKMSKSRNNFINVFLPEKQLRKQVMAIQTDSTPLEEPKNPDTCNVFALYKLIASEEQTQQMHANYLAGNYGYGHAKQALYELLLEKFAQPRQKFNYYMENLDELEKILQEGALKAQKTANEVLKRVREKVGY, from the coding sequence ATGGCAAGAATACTAACAGGCATACAAAGCACTGGAACTCCGCATTTAGGAAACATTTTAGGGGCTATCCTTCCAGCAATGCAAATGGCACAAGACCCTAAAAACGAGTCCTTTCTATTCATTGCGGATATGCACTCGCTCACTCAAATTAAAAACGGAGAAGAACTTCGTTTCAACACTTACAGCGTGGCTGCCACGTGGCTTGCCTTTGGGCTGGACATAGAAAAAGTAGTTTTCTACCGCCAAAGCGACGTTCCGCAAACTACCGAACTTTCGTGGTATTTAAGTTGCTTTTTCCCTTATCAGCGTCTGACCCTTGCCCACTCGTTCAAAGATAAAGCTGACCGCCTCGAAGACGTCAACGCAGGGCTTTTTACTTATCCAATGCTGATGGCCGCCGACATTTTACTCTATGATGCTGAGATAGTTCCCGTAGGAAAAGACCAATTGCAACACCTTGAAATTACCAGAGATGTCGCTTCGCGTTTTAATCATCAAATGGGAGAAACCTTCGTGCTTCCGCAAGCGAAAATCGAGGAACGCATTATGATAATCCCCGGAACAGACGGCGAAAAAATGAGTAAATCGCGTAATAATTTCATTAATGTTTTCCTTCCGGAGAAGCAACTCCGCAAACAAGTAATGGCAATACAAACCGACAGCACGCCACTTGAAGAGCCCAAAAACCCCGACACGTGCAACGTCTTCGCTTTGTATAAATTGATTGCATCGGAGGAGCAAACCCAGCAAATGCACGCTAATTATTTGGCGGGAAATTACGGCTACGGACACGCCAAGCAAGCTCTTTACGAACTTTTGCTTGAAAAATTTGCCCAGCCACGCCAAAAATTCAATTATTATATGGAAAATCTCGACGAGTTGGAAAAAATATTGCAAGAAGGAGCCCTCAAAGCCCAAAAAACGGCCAACGAAGTCCTGAAAAGAGTACGTGAAAAAGTAGGATACTAA
- a CDS encoding AAA domain-containing protein: MKKVCFIILFLTSFCGFSQTEEEARKELEELFANCKNTNPNDILPFYVDRKLGLMNKKTMQTLVKPIHTSIYIESFSPIRGKVIYSAFDEHYYTFSVDKNWKISTKEEINYSCVLHSPPYKKPKYEFVPSDKLSKGFQIKNRTIFFAKEYDSCNYFRDNDVFKYKGKFYLIVRKKVEDGHLYAIIDQQGNIPEHFNYKHSWIDINKYASNENDVWFKVQDSAMSEDRAIGFINMSGEERLKNQVLHNNKKPIFFFFQKLFNTENYKKWNNEISEILSEFDSISSEIKQLNSQIEKKSSELNIVENQLKSFQNQLNQIERFEKEYENLKSQLTQDYKIEEKNLFDEKFYGKDLKEIHLLSPYHSEFIAKLRSEIFLNALEVHKYTILNNAKQFKNNLNSFFEMITGRAKIDEELIQSLWDTFFFCVPVVSTSLASASKLFPNMAKNQIGWLLIDEAGQATPQSVAGLIQRSKRCVIVGDPIQVEPVVTIPKTLVDGLIKHQNIDSVWSPYNGSAQQLADRISKYGTQMGDVWTGFPLRTHRRCFNPMSI; this comes from the coding sequence ATGAAAAAGGTATGTTTTATCATTTTATTTTTAACTTCTTTTTGTGGTTTTTCACAAACGGAAGAAGAAGCACGCAAAGAACTTGAGGAACTTTTTGCCAATTGTAAAAACACAAATCCTAATGATATTCTCCCATTTTACGTGGATAGAAAATTGGGACTTATGAATAAAAAAACGATGCAAACCCTCGTTAAGCCAATTCATACCAGTATTTACATTGAAAGTTTTTCTCCGATTAGAGGAAAAGTGATTTATAGTGCATTTGATGAGCATTATTACACATTTTCGGTAGATAAAAACTGGAAAATTTCAACTAAAGAAGAAATAAATTACAGTTGTGTTTTACATTCTCCTCCTTATAAAAAACCAAAATATGAATTTGTACCTTCGGATAAGCTATCAAAAGGTTTTCAGATAAAAAACAGAACCATATTTTTTGCTAAAGAATACGATAGTTGTAACTATTTTAGAGATAATGATGTTTTCAAATACAAAGGAAAATTCTATTTAATTGTACGCAAAAAAGTTGAAGACGGACATTTGTATGCCATTATAGACCAACAGGGCAACATTCCGGAGCATTTTAATTACAAACATTCGTGGATTGATATAAACAAGTATGCCTCCAATGAAAACGACGTTTGGTTCAAAGTTCAAGATTCGGCAATGAGTGAGGATAGAGCAATAGGCTTTATCAATATGTCAGGAGAAGAGAGATTGAAGAATCAAGTTCTTCATAATAATAAAAAGCCTATTTTCTTTTTCTTCCAAAAGTTGTTTAATACAGAAAATTATAAAAAATGGAACAATGAAATAAGTGAGATTTTAAGCGAATTTGATAGTATTTCATCGGAAATAAAGCAACTTAACTCTCAAATTGAGAAAAAGAGTTCTGAATTGAATATTGTTGAAAATCAACTCAAAAGCTTTCAAAATCAATTAAATCAAATTGAGAGATTTGAAAAAGAATATGAAAACTTAAAATCTCAACTTACCCAAGATTACAAAATTGAGGAAAAGAATCTTTTTGATGAAAAATTCTATGGTAAAGATTTGAAAGAAATTCATTTACTCTCTCCATATCATTCAGAATTTATAGCAAAACTTCGTAGTGAAATATTTTTAAATGCTCTCGAAGTTCATAAATATACAATTCTTAACAACGCCAAACAATTCAAAAATAATTTGAATTCTTTTTTTGAAATGATTACAGGTAGAGCGAAAATTGATGAAGAACTAATACAATCACTTTGGGATACTTTCTTTTTCTGTGTTCCAGTGGTTTCTACATCATTAGCTTCGGCAAGTAAATTGTTTCCTAATATGGCAAAAAATCAAATCGGATGGTTATTAATAGATGAAGCAGGACAAGCCACGCCTCAATCAGTTGCAGGTCTGATTCAACGCTCAAAACGATGTGTTATTGTAGGTGATCCAATACAAGTAGAGCCTGTGGTTACTATTCCCAAAACTTTGGTTGATGGATTGATAAAACATCAAAATATTGATTCTGTTTGGTCTCCATACAACGGTTCTGCTCAACAGTTAGCCGACAGAATTTCCAAATACGGAACACAAATGGGAGATGTTTGGACTGGATTTCCACTGAGAACCCACCGAAGATGTTTTAACCCAATGTCGATATAG
- a CDS encoding DEAD/DEAH box helicase: MAYENQMVKGTKDKNEQEYIGESCWFDVVGNGSGDSQVINEEIELLKEKISGLRKTYLGDIYVISPFKAVADKCREALNNFENVQCGTIHTFQGKEADVVFLVLGSHPDKVGSRQWASSKPNMLNVALTRAKKRCYVIGNKELWSQQPYFDVMEKVLEIK; this comes from the coding sequence ATAGCGTACGAAAATCAAATGGTAAAAGGCACGAAAGATAAAAACGAACAAGAATATATTGGTGAATCTTGTTGGTTTGATGTTGTTGGTAATGGTTCAGGAGATAGCCAAGTTATTAATGAGGAAATTGAATTACTCAAAGAAAAAATCAGTGGATTAAGAAAAACATATTTAGGGGATATTTATGTAATATCTCCTTTTAAAGCAGTTGCAGATAAATGCAGAGAAGCATTAAATAATTTCGAAAATGTTCAATGTGGTACGATTCACACATTCCAAGGAAAAGAAGCAGATGTAGTATTCCTTGTTTTAGGAAGTCATCCAGATAAAGTTGGTTCTCGTCAATGGGCATCTTCAAAGCCTAATATGCTCAATGTGGCTCTTACTCGTGCAAAAAAACGCTGTTACGTGATTGGAAACAAAGAATTGTGGAGCCAACAGCCTTACTTCGATGTGATGGAAAAAGTGTTAGAAATAAAGTGA